In Maledivibacter sp., the following are encoded in one genomic region:
- a CDS encoding ABC transporter substrate-binding protein: MKKLSLFLVLVILVSAFTVGCVQKADTVSDGTKTDEADVIKIGVFEPLTGANAAGGALEKEGIELANELFPEVLGKKVKLVFVDNKSDKVEAANAATKLIDQEKVSLIIGSWGSGFSISAGEVIKKSDRKVAAIGTSCTNPLVTKGNDHYFRVCFIDPFQGNVMANYAYNQVGAKKVAFIIEKTNDYAVGLAKFFEDTFKELTGDENAVVYEAFYNTGDQDFTAQLTSIKESGADVIFAPGNFTESALVTKQAKELGLELPILGGDTWETPEFIEIAGEAAEGVVFSTFFDANAKLTDNTTKFLEAYKAKYDKEPAAVTALAFDAYLLALDAIEKSNSTDPSAIREALAETKDFPGAAGVVTLDENGDAIKSAVIKTVKDGKFTYLTTVDPMKK; the protein is encoded by the coding sequence ATGAAAAAATTATCATTGTTTTTAGTTCTTGTAATATTAGTTTCAGCATTCACAGTTGGATGTGTTCAAAAAGCAGACACGGTTTCAGATGGAACAAAGACTGATGAGGCGGATGTAATCAAAATTGGTGTATTTGAACCATTAACAGGTGCCAATGCGGCAGGAGGGGCATTAGAAAAGGAAGGTATTGAATTAGCAAATGAACTATTTCCAGAGGTTTTAGGAAAAAAAGTTAAATTAGTATTTGTTGATAATAAGTCGGACAAGGTTGAAGCTGCCAATGCTGCAACAAAATTGATAGACCAAGAAAAAGTATCATTAATAATTGGTAGTTGGGGAAGTGGTTTTTCGATTTCAGCCGGTGAAGTTATAAAGAAATCGGATAGAAAAGTAGCTGCTATAGGAACATCTTGTACCAATCCATTGGTTACTAAAGGAAATGATCATTACTTTAGGGTATGTTTCATAGATCCTTTCCAAGGAAATGTTATGGCAAACTATGCATACAATCAGGTTGGCGCTAAAAAAGTTGCTTTCATCATAGAGAAGACTAATGATTATGCCGTTGGATTAGCTAAGTTTTTTGAAGATACATTTAAGGAGTTGACGGGTGATGAAAATGCAGTAGTTTATGAAGCTTTCTATAATACAGGAGATCAAGACTTTACTGCTCAATTAACAAGCATTAAGGAATCAGGAGCTGATGTTATATTTGCACCGGGAAACTTTACTGAATCGGCACTTGTTACAAAGCAAGCCAAAGAGCTAGGACTTGAGCTTCCAATATTAGGTGGGGATACATGGGAAACACCAGAATTTATAGAAATAGCTGGTGAGGCCGCAGAAGGAGTTGTATTCTCAACCTTCTTTGATGCAAATGCAAAACTTACTGATAATACAACAAAATTCCTAGAAGCATATAAAGCAAAATACGATAAAGAACCTGCGGCAGTTACAGCACTAGCATTTGATGCATATTTATTGGCCTTGGATGCAATTGAGAAATCTAATAGTACAGACCCTTCAGCTATAAGGGAGGCTCTTGCAGAAACTAAAGATTTCCCAGGTGCCGCTGGGGTTGTTACACTAGATGAAAATGGTGATGCCATTAAATCAGCAGTTATTAAGACCGTTAAGGATGGTAAATTTACTTACCTTACAACTGTTGATCCAATGAAAAAATAA
- the trpS gene encoding tryptophan--tRNA ligase has protein sequence MKRVFSGVQPTSQIHIGNYIGAIKRFVELQNDMDCFFCIVDLHSVTVPQDPKELFENSLQLAALYMAVGLDPNKVTLFLQSQVPAHSELAWLLQCNTYVGELNRMTQYKEKSQGKETVTTGLYTYPVLMAADILLYDTNCVPVGNDQKQHLELCRDIAIRFNKKYGETFIVPEPLIAKFGARIMSLDDPTKKMSKSNDNKHSKINLLDSPSKIKKSIMKAVTDSDSEVRYDIENKPGVSNLMTIYNILSKLSLDEIENKYKGLGYGAFKKDLVEVIVSYLEPIQTRYKDILESGELEKVLKKGADRANEVSNKILHDVKKRMGFVYF, from the coding sequence ATGAAAAGAGTTTTTTCTGGTGTCCAACCAACATCTCAAATCCATATAGGAAATTATATAGGTGCTATTAAAAGATTTGTTGAGTTGCAAAACGATATGGACTGTTTCTTTTGTATAGTAGATCTACACTCAGTTACAGTACCTCAAGATCCTAAAGAATTATTTGAAAACTCATTACAACTAGCAGCACTTTATATGGCCGTTGGTTTAGACCCAAATAAGGTTACTTTATTTCTTCAATCCCAAGTTCCTGCTCATTCTGAGCTTGCATGGCTTTTACAATGTAATACATATGTAGGGGAATTAAATAGAATGACACAGTATAAGGAAAAAAGCCAAGGAAAAGAAACAGTAACTACTGGTTTATATACTTATCCTGTTCTTATGGCTGCTGATATCTTGCTTTATGATACAAATTGCGTACCTGTAGGCAACGATCAAAAACAGCATCTTGAATTATGTAGAGATATTGCTATAAGATTTAATAAAAAATATGGAGAAACCTTTATAGTACCAGAACCTTTAATTGCAAAATTTGGAGCAAGAATAATGTCCCTAGATGATCCAACAAAAAAAATGAGTAAAAGTAATGATAATAAACATAGTAAAATAAACCTTCTTGATTCTCCTTCAAAAATTAAAAAAAGTATTATGAAAGCAGTTACAGATAGCGACAGTGAAGTAAGGTATGATATAGAAAATAAACCCGGTGTCAGTAATCTAATGACTATCTATAATATCTTAAGTAAATTATCTTTAGATGAAATTGAAAATAAATATAAGGGACTTGGTTATGGTGCCTTCAAAAAAGATTTAGTTGAAGTTATAGTATCTTATTTAGAACCTATTCAGACAAGATATAAAGATATTCTTGAATCCGGTGAATTAGAAAAGGTGCTTAAAAAAGGTGCAGATAGAGCAAATGAAGTGTCTAACAAGATCTTACATGATGTAAAGAAAAGAATGGGTTTCGTATATTTTTAA
- a CDS encoding SigB/SigF/SigG family RNA polymerase sigma factor, with protein MTSAMNNAQEYKVESLEKLDNKELFAIYRDTKDINIRNELINRYLYIAEILSKKYVNRGIDYEDIYQVASIGLIYAIERFDLDRGFEFSSFATPTIIGEIKKHFRDKGWTIRVPRRIQELSKKVNDVKVKLQQSLQRVPKVKDIAEYLAVTEEAVLEAMEASYVYTPKSLDVSYDNSGDDKEVQLKDIIGMDDKSFASLENRDFLQKCMENFNEVEKKIVNGRFFNNKTQVEVAANLGVSQMTVSRMEKKLIKKFRNELQKLNEL; from the coding sequence ATGACAAGTGCTATGAATAATGCCCAAGAGTATAAGGTGGAATCCTTGGAAAAACTAGATAATAAAGAGTTGTTTGCTATATATAGAGATACAAAGGATATAAATATCAGAAATGAACTTATAAATAGATATCTTTACATTGCTGAAATACTATCTAAGAAATATGTAAATAGGGGAATTGATTATGAAGATATTTATCAGGTTGCATCAATTGGGTTGATTTACGCTATTGAAAGATTTGATCTAGATAGAGGCTTTGAATTTTCAAGCTTTGCAACACCAACTATTATTGGAGAGATAAAAAAGCATTTCCGGGATAAAGGCTGGACCATAAGAGTTCCCAGAAGAATTCAAGAATTGTCAAAGAAGGTTAATGACGTTAAGGTTAAGCTTCAGCAAAGTTTACAAAGAGTGCCTAAGGTAAAGGACATAGCTGAATATTTAGCTGTTACAGAGGAAGCCGTACTAGAAGCTATGGAGGCTAGCTATGTTTATACTCCCAAGTCCCTTGATGTAAGCTATGATAATAGTGGTGATGATAAAGAAGTTCAACTTAAAGATATTATAGGTATGGATGATAAGAGTTTTGCATCCCTTGAAAATAGAGATTTTTTACAAAAATGTATGGAAAATTTCAATGAAGTTGAGAAAAAAATAGTTAATGGAAGATTCTTTAACAACAAAACTCAGGTTGAAGTGGCGGCTAATCTAGGGGTTTCTCAGATGACTGTTTCTAGGATGGAAAAAAAGCTTATTAAGAAATTTAGAAATGAACTACAAAAACTAAATGAACTATAA
- a CDS encoding ATP-binding protein yields MSAKCANKSEVFKKENICISVPSKPEYVSIVRMTSSVIANKMGFDIEDIEDIKVAVGEACNNAVIHGYNDNNFKVEFTISGNQFIIDIKDEGKGFDVERCPKPDICNPKESGLGIFIIKSLMDNVKVESSPEKGTIIRMIKFLNEEEEAYN; encoded by the coding sequence ATGAGTGCTAAATGTGCAAATAAGAGTGAAGTTTTTAAAAAGGAAAATATATGCATATCAGTACCTAGTAAGCCAGAATATGTTAGTATTGTTAGGATGACCTCATCGGTTATAGCAAACAAAATGGGCTTCGATATAGAGGATATAGAGGATATAAAGGTTGCAGTAGGTGAAGCTTGTAATAATGCGGTTATACATGGATATAATGATAATAATTTCAAAGTAGAATTTACTATTAGCGGGAATCAGTTTATAATAGATATAAAGGATGAGGGAAAGGGTTTTGATGTAGAAAGATGCCCTAAACCCGATATTTGTAATCCAAAGGAGAGTGGTCTTGGGATATTTATTATTAAATCTTTAATGGATAATGTGAAAGTAGAATCATCACCGGAAAAAGGTACTATTATAAGAATGATAAAGTTTTTGAATGAAGAAGAGGAAGCTTATAATTAA
- a CDS encoding STAS domain-containing protein: MSLNINKVFDSEKNLWEINLIGEVDISTANNLKETLIKLLQEKEADMRLNCEELQYIDSTGLGVLIGILKRLKSIEKNIIIINPRPNISKLLTITGLDKIFVIE, encoded by the coding sequence GTGTCATTAAATATTAATAAGGTTTTTGATAGTGAAAAAAATCTATGGGAAATTAATTTGATAGGTGAAGTAGACATTTCTACAGCTAATAACTTAAAGGAGACTCTAATTAAGCTATTACAGGAAAAAGAAGCGGATATGAGACTGAATTGTGAAGAATTACAATACATTGATAGTACTGGCCTAGGAGTTTTAATAGGTATATTGAAAAGATTAAAAAGTATTGAAAAAAATATTATTATCATTAACCCAAGGCCCAATATATCTAAGCTTTTAACAATTACAGGTTTAGATAAAATATTTGTCATTGAGTAA
- the gyrA gene encoding DNA gyrase subunit A — translation MEENKQNIIQIDISDEMKKSYIDYAMSVIVSRALPDVRDGLKPVHRRILYAMDELGLAPEKPYRKSARIVGDTMGKYHPHGDSSIYNAMVRLAQEFSTRYMLVNGHGNFGSIDGDGAAAMRYTEAKLTKLSMEMLKDIDKDTIDYTPNFDETLKEPTVLPSKYPNLLVNGSSGIAVGMATSIPPHNLGEVIDAAVKMIDDPDVDMEDIISIIKGPDFPTGAIIMGKEAIKDAYRTGKGRVTVRSEVEIEDIGKGKSAIIVTEIPYQVNKSKMIEGIANLVRNKKIEGITDLRDESDRTGIRVVIELKKDINANVVLNKLYKHSQLQTTFSINMIALVDGQPKVLNLYEMLSYYLKHQKEVITRRTKYELNKAEARAHILEGLKIALDNIDAIISLIRASKNVAEAKEGLMKNFELSEIQAGAILDMRLQKLTGLERDKIDAEYEELIMTITRLREILANERLLMNIIKDELVEIREKYSDERRTKITTNEEEIDIEDLIDEEDVVITLTRLGYIKRVPATTYSSQRRGGKGISGLSTREEDFVENLFVTSTHNYILFFTNHGKMHRLKAYEIPDAKRQAKGTNIVNLLYLEPNEKITAVIPIKEFTEDGYLVMSTKNGMIKKSELSQFDTSRKAGLIAISLKGEDELISVKLTDGKKELILITVKAMSIRFSENDVRNMGRTAMGVKAINLNEDDYVVEMGLVDEGTDLLVVSENGYGKRTSLDEYRIQTRGGKGIKTYSMSKKTGKLVGAKIVNNNDEIMIINTSGTVIRLEVNGISRFGRSTRGVKLMRIGEDDSVASIAKLSEHIEEE, via the coding sequence GTGGAAGAGAATAAACAAAATATTATACAAATAGATATTTCAGATGAAATGAAAAAATCCTATATAGACTATGCCATGAGTGTAATAGTAAGTAGAGCCCTTCCAGATGTAAGGGATGGACTCAAACCAGTTCATAGAAGAATATTGTATGCAATGGATGAATTAGGCTTAGCTCCAGAAAAGCCCTATAGAAAATCAGCCCGTATTGTTGGAGATACCATGGGTAAGTACCATCCCCACGGCGATAGCTCTATATATAATGCCATGGTAAGACTTGCTCAAGAGTTTTCTACAAGATATATGCTTGTAAATGGACATGGTAACTTTGGTTCCATTGATGGCGACGGTGCTGCGGCAATGAGATATACAGAGGCAAAGCTTACTAAGCTTTCCATGGAAATGCTCAAAGACATAGATAAGGACACCATAGATTATACGCCAAACTTTGATGAAACCCTAAAGGAGCCTACTGTACTTCCAAGTAAATATCCTAATTTGCTTGTTAATGGTTCAAGTGGTATAGCAGTAGGTATGGCCACATCTATTCCTCCCCATAATTTAGGTGAAGTTATAGATGCAGCCGTTAAAATGATTGATGACCCCGATGTAGATATGGAAGATATCATTAGTATTATAAAGGGCCCCGATTTCCCTACAGGAGCAATAATAATGGGGAAGGAAGCTATAAAGGATGCCTATAGAACTGGAAAAGGAAGAGTAACAGTAAGATCAGAGGTTGAGATTGAAGATATAGGTAAAGGTAAGAGTGCCATAATAGTTACAGAAATTCCTTATCAAGTAAATAAATCTAAGATGATTGAGGGAATTGCAAATTTAGTAAGAAACAAGAAAATCGAAGGTATAACCGATCTTAGGGATGAAAGTGATAGAACTGGTATAAGGGTTGTTATAGAACTTAAGAAGGATATTAATGCTAATGTAGTTTTAAATAAACTATATAAGCATTCACAGCTTCAAACAACATTTAGTATAAATATGATAGCCCTTGTAGATGGACAGCCAAAGGTGTTAAACCTTTATGAAATGTTAAGTTATTACTTAAAGCATCAAAAAGAGGTTATTACAAGAAGAACAAAATATGAACTTAATAAAGCCGAAGCTAGAGCCCATATTTTAGAAGGTTTAAAGATAGCACTTGATAATATAGATGCTATAATAAGCTTAATAAGAGCTTCTAAAAATGTGGCAGAGGCTAAGGAAGGCTTAATGAAGAACTTTGAACTTAGCGAAATTCAAGCTGGTGCAATACTTGATATGAGACTTCAAAAGCTTACAGGTCTTGAAAGAGACAAGATAGATGCAGAATATGAAGAGTTGATAATGACCATAACAAGGCTTAGAGAAATACTTGCTAATGAAAGACTTCTTATGAATATAATTAAAGATGAATTGGTAGAAATAAGAGAAAAATATAGTGATGAAAGAAGAACTAAGATAACTACTAATGAAGAAGAGATAGATATAGAGGACCTTATAGATGAAGAAGATGTAGTTATTACCTTAACTCGTCTAGGATATATTAAGAGGGTACCCGCCACAACATATTCAAGTCAAAGAAGGGGTGGCAAGGGAATATCAGGTCTTTCAACAAGGGAAGAAGATTTTGTTGAAAATTTATTTGTTACTTCTACCCACAATTATATATTATTCTTCACAAATCATGGAAAAATGCATAGATTAAAAGCCTATGAAATTCCCGATGCCAAGAGACAGGCTAAGGGTACAAACATAGTTAATCTATTGTATTTAGAACCCAATGAAAAGATAACAGCAGTTATTCCAATAAAGGAATTTACAGAAGACGGTTATCTTGTTATGTCTACCAAGAATGGTATGATAAAGAAAAGTGAATTATCACAATTTGATACTTCAAGAAAAGCTGGATTAATTGCCATAAGTTTAAAGGGTGAAGATGAGCTTATAAGTGTTAAATTAACCGATGGAAAAAAAGAATTAATACTAATAACCGTAAAAGCCATGTCCATTAGATTTAGTGAAAATGATGTAAGAAATATGGGAAGAACTGCAATGGGAGTTAAGGCCATAAACCTCAATGAGGATGATTATGTAGTAGAGATGGGACTAGTAGATGAAGGTACTGACCTATTAGTTGTAAGTGAAAATGGTTATGGTAAAAGAACTTCTTTAGATGAATATAGGATACAAACAAGAGGCGGTAAAGGTATAAAAACATATAGCATGAGTAAGAAAACGGGTAAGCTAGTAGGAGCAAAAATAGTTAATAATAATGATGAAATAATGATTATAAATACTTCAGGTACTGTAATAAGACTGGAAGTAAATGGAATATCTAGATTTGGTAGAAGTACCAGGGGAGTAAAACTAATGAGAATCGGAGAAGATGATAGTGTAGCCTCTATAGCAAAACTATCGGAACATATCGAAGAAGAATAG